A single Oryza brachyantha chromosome 8, ObraRS2, whole genome shotgun sequence DNA region contains:
- the LOC121055181 gene encoding uncharacterized protein LOC121055181 translates to MRLLSFVPCGCRAGPIDDAPPAALPGAGAGDGGAAARRRRRRARSLGGSPQWRPSLGDIYEEYSTAAAAADAAAAKGRAGRSAAACRAGRPAARDAARVLPRAHSDEHRHIEMAVSMPAFAAPAAFLF, encoded by the exons ATGAGGCTCCTGTCATTCGTGCCCTGCGGCTGCCGTGCTGGACCCATCGACgacgcgccgcccgccgcgctgccgggcgccggcgccggcgacggaggcgCCGCGgccaggaggcggcggaggagggccaGGTCCCTCGGCGGCTCGCCGCAGTGGCGCCCCTCGCTCGGCGACATCTACGAGGAGtacagcaccgccgccgccgccgccgacgctgccgccgccaagggccgcgccggccgctccgccgccgcctgcagaGCCGGCAGGCCCGCCGCCCGCGACGCCGCCAGGGTTCTTCCCCGCGCACACAGCGATGAACACAG GCACATCGAGATGGCGGTGTCCATGCCGGCGtttgcggcgccggcggcgttcCTCTTCTGA
- the LOC102707329 gene encoding organelle RRM domain-containing protein 2, mitochondrial-like — translation MAAAAAARSGFRRMFSISAFSPPKPPTPPPKADPSPNLFVSGLSKRTTTDGLREAFAKFGEVLHARVVTDRVTGFSKGFGFVRYATVEDAAKGIEGMDGKFLDGWVIFAEYARPRPPQQQPEMNSQPQQSWGPPSSSWGAQ, via the exons atggcggcggcggcggcggcgaggtccggATTCCGGCGCATGTTCTCCATCTCGGCCTTCTCCCCGCCGAAGCCGCCGACCCCTCCCCCCAAGGCCGACCCCTCCCCCAACCTCTTCGTCTCCG GTTTAAGCAAGCGTACAACAACAGATGGACTTAGAGAGGCTTTTGCAAAGTTTGGGGAAGTCTTACATG CTCGAGTTGTCACAGATCGTGTCACTGGGTTCTCTAAGGGGTTTGGCTTCGTAAGGTATGCTACAGTTGAAGATGCAGCTAAAGGAATAGAAGGAATGGATGGAAAG TTTCTCGATGGTTGGGTTATTTTTGCCGAATATGCTAGACCCAGACCACCACAGCAGCAACCAGAAATGAACTCACAGCCACAACAATCATGGGGCCCTCCATCCAGTTCCTGGGGTGCGCAATAG
- the LOC121055160 gene encoding uncharacterized protein LOC121055160: MDQYRLAARVEELWNEWEIQVLVLVSFSLQVFLLLFSGTRKRTTSKFLRILLWLAYLSADTVAIFVLGHLTLHINGGLRHGLVLFWAPFMLLHLGGQETMTAFSMEDNTLWKRHLLDLGVQVGLAAYVVGKQWQGDNEHLLAPMVLMFISGTIKYAGRISALMFVAQLTSRGDIVLMINNRPRSYQHITDYKHLVLEANRRMFPSMVFLLDIESGVAYRHIIYEYLTRNLLSIVEMERRVQVCYKLTELQLSMVYDNLYTKLGVHFEREEWLNGWVLQLVTFGSTFTALFLFAWADIRGNLFNYNRADIIVSYILLGGGVILEALSICIVISSFRAMEAVAYGGKFHDMIISIVSRAHPESRSQWSQKLAQYSLITGCMQDKKLKAVGGGLLERMMRATGIKPSSTNTTSHADVSYELKKLLLDKLLQVADRRNTDDEWDSSKLTGQWARLELQSKMQLETSSIAHLQELLGDSLQRAVSLMFSVLTWHVATEICFFSDEDEIGCDRSSSRGPSRLLSNYVMHLFATYSMHSGGHAGRIMLQSAQRFITNDCLSHRQLKGLDQSAVARLIVDELQLKRPAVSPFLEEKLVDGKAALLLAFQLSEELLKIEEANDRWDIIMLVWMEMVCYMALHFSVGFHTEHLSQGGEFITHVKILVHNLCLLPLTNQDSTVAGH; the protein is encoded by the exons ATGGATCAATACAG GCTGGCAGCTCGCGTAGAAGAGCTATGGAATGAATGGGAGATCCAAGTGTTGGTGCTGGTGAGCTTCTCCCTGCAAGTGTTCCTCCTCCTGTTCTCGGGTACCAGGAAGCGCACAACCTCAAAATTCCTCCGCATACTCCTATGGCTGGCGTACCTGTCGGCCGACACCGTCGCCATCTTCGTTCTTGGCCATCTGACCCTCCACATCAACGGCGGCCTGCGCCATGGCTTGGTGCTCTTCTGGGCGCCGTTCATGCTCCTCCACCTCGGCGGGCAGGAGACGATGACGGCCTTCTCCATGGAGGACAACACGCTGTGGAAGCGGCACCTCCTCGACCTGGGCGTCCAGGTGGGGTTGGCCGCCTATGTGGTGGGCAAGCAATGGCAGGGAGACAACGAGCACCTCCTGGCTCCCATGGTGCTCATGTTCATCTCAGGGACCATCAAGTACGCCGGTAGGATATCGGCACTCATGTTTGTTGCTCAACTGACAAGCCGTGGAGATATAGTTCTCATGATCAACAATAGGCCCCGGTCGTATCAGCACATTACAGATTACAAACATCTAGTTCTTGAAGCCAACAGAAGAATGTTTCCATCCATGGTCTTCCTGTTAGATATAGAGTCAGGAGTGGCATACAGGCATATTATATATGAGTACTTAACAAGAAATCTCCTATCAATAGTGGAGATGGAACGTCGAGTCCAGGTCTGCTACAAACTAACCGAGCTCCAGCTCTCGATGGTGTATGACAACCTGTACACCAAGCTTGGAGTGCATTTCGAGAGGGAGGAATGGCTGAATGGTTGGGTCCTCCAGCTTGTTACATTCGGCTCCACCTTTACAGCCTTGTTTCTGTTTGCCTGGGCTGATATAAGAGGTAATCTCTTCAACTACAACAGAGCTGATATTATTGTGTCTTACATTCTGCTGGGTGGAGGTGTCATTCTAGAGGCACTCTCCATTTGTATTGTTATCTCATCATTTCGGGCAATGGAGGCAGTTGCATATGGGGGAAAATTTCATGACATGATCATCAGCATCGTCAGTCGTGCCCATCCGGAGAGCAGATCACAATGGTCACAGAAGTTGGCACAGTACAGCCTCATCACTGGGTGTATGCAAGACAAGAAGCTGAAAGCTGTTGGGGGTGGTTTATTGGAACGCATGATGCGTGCCACCGGCATCAAACCCAGCAGTACTAACACGACGTCGCATGCCGATGTCTCTTATGAGCTGAAGAAGCTCCTCCTTGACAAATTGTTGCAGGTCGCAGACAGAAGAAACACAGATGATGAATGGGACAGCAGCAAGCTCACCGGCCAATGGGCAAGGTTGGAGCTCCAGAGCAAGATGCAGCTAGAAACCAGTTCGATTGCTCATCTGCAGGAGCTGCTCGGCGACAGCCTTCAGCGTGCCGTCAGTTTAATGTTCTCTGTCCTTACTTGGCATGTAGCGACGGAGATATGCTTCTTCTCTGATGAAGATGAGATCGGCTGCGACAGATCATCGTCGAGAGGCCCAAGTAGATTATTATCTAATTATGTGATGCACCTTTTTGCAACATATAGCATGCACTCTGGTGGTCATGCTGGACGCATTATGCTCCAAAGTGCCCAGAGATTCATCACTAATGACTGCCTGTCACACCGTCAGCTCAAAGGACTGGATCAAAGTGCTGTTGCCAGACTAATAGTTGACGAACTGCAACTTAAAAGACCAGCGGTATCACCATTCCTAGAAGAAAAATTGGTAGACGGTAAGGCTGCATTACTCCTGGCTTTCCAACTTTCGGAGGAGCTGCTTAAGATCGAAGAAGCAAATGATCGATGGGATATCATCATGCTTGTATGGATGGAGATGGTTTGCTACATGGCATTACATTTCTCGGTTGGGTTCCACACTGAACATCTAAGCCAGGGCGGAGAGTTCATAACTCATGTCAAGATTCTGGTACATAACCTGTGCCTTCTACCTTTAACAAATCAAGATTCTACAGTCGCAGGCCACTAA
- the LOC102711175 gene encoding mavicyanin-like produces MAAARAAAVLVVAMAAAVLATTAMGATTYTVGAPAGSWDMRTNYAQWASSVTFRAGDQLVFRYSPSAHDVVEVTKAGYDACSASSPVATFNSGDDTVALAAAGTRYFICGFPGHCAGGMKLAVKVEAAATGGSTAPSPMAPRAGTPAAMPPAGAMPPAAGGRPVPPSSSASKSAGAVESLVGLGVGAIAAGLMIFY; encoded by the coding sequence ATGGCTGCGGCCAGAGCAGCTGCTGTACTCgtggtggccatggcggcggcggtgcttgCGACCACGGCGATGGGCGCCACCACCTACACGGTGGGAGCTCCGGCGGGGTCGTGGGACATGCGCACCAACTACGCGCAGTGGGCGTCGTCCGTCACCTTCCGCGCCGGGGACCAGCTCGTGTTCAGGTACTCACCGTCGGCGCACGACGTGGTGGAAGTGACCAAGGCCGGCTATGACGCCTGCTCCGCCTCCAGCCCGGTCGCCACCTTCAACTCCGGCGACGACACCgtggccctcgccgccgccggcacccgCTACTTCATCTGCGGGTTTCCCGGCCATTGCGCCGGCGGGATGAAGCTCGCCGTCAAGGtcgaggccgccgccaccggaggcagcaccgcgccgtcgccgatggcTCCTCGTGCAGGCACGCCGGCTGCAATGCCACCTGCAGGCGCGATGCCACCGGCGGCCGGTGGCCGGCCGGTGCCTCCGTCGAGCTCGGCTAGCAAGTCTGCTGGTGCCGTGGAATCTCTCGTTGGTCTCGGCGTTGGCGCCATTGCCGCTGGTCTCATGATCTTCTACTAG
- the LOC102707605 gene encoding multiple organellar RNA editing factor 9, chloroplastic, translated as MASLPTAAAATLLAAQAFAFALAPKPSSSSCALFPRSGVAFPSLVKRGARRGQARQPVVAGAGSEQRETILLPGCDYNHWLIVMEFPKDPAPTREQMIDTYLNTLATVLGSMEEAKKNMYAFSTTTYTGFQCTVDEETSEKFKGLPGVLWVLPDSYIDVKNKDYGGDKYINGEIIPCTYPTYQPKERRTSKYESRRYERRRDGPPASRRPRQQAAQPESASS; from the exons ATGGCTTCCCtcccgaccgccgccgccgccacgctccTCGCGGCGCAggccttcgccttcgccttgGCGCCGaagccctcctcctcctcctgcgcgCTCTTCCCACGCTCTGGGGTGGCGTTCCCGTCGCTCGTGaagcgcggcgcgcggcgcgggcaggCGAGGCAGCCGGTGGTGGCGGGGGCGGGGAGCGAGCAGAGGGAGACGATACTGCTCCCTGGGTGCGACTACAACCACTGGCTGATCGTGATGGAGTTCCCCAAGGACCCCGCCCCCACGCGGGAGCAGATGATCGATACCTACCTCAACACCCTCGCCACCGTCCTCGGCAG CATGGAGGAGGCTAAGAAGAACATGTACGCCTTCAGCACAACCACCTACACTGGGTTCCAGTGCACTGTGGATGAGGAAACATCAGAGAAGTTCAAGG GTTTACCTGGTGTTCTGTGGGTACTCCCTGATTCCTACATTGATGTCAAGAACAAAGACTATGGAG gtgataaatacataaatggaGAGATAATTCCATGCACGTACCCGACCTACCAACCAAAAGAGCGGAGGACATCGAAATATGAAAGCAGGCGGTACGAAAGGCGAAGAGATGGACCCCCGGCAAGCAGGAGACCAAGACAACAGGCAGCTCAGCCTGAGTCAGCCTCTTCCTGA
- the LOC102707888 gene encoding probable NAD(P)H dehydrogenase (quinone) FQR1-like 1: MAAKIYIVYYSMYGHVAKLAEEIEKGAASVEGVEVKLWQVPETLSDDVLTKMGAPPKKDVPIITPTELAEADGVIFGFPTRFGMMAAQFKAFMDATGGLWRTQQLAGKPAGIFYSTGSQGGGQETTPLTAITQLVHHGMIFVPVGYTFGAGMFEMEQVKGGTPYGSGTFAGDGSRVATELELQQAFHQGKYFAGIAKKLKGSA, encoded by the exons ATGGCCGCCAAGATCTACATAGT GTACTACTCCATGTATGGTCATGTCGCAAAGCTAGCAGAGGAGATCGAGAAAGGTGCTGCTTCTGTTGAAGGCGTTGAGGTCAAGCTATGGCAG GTCCCAGAGACTCTTTCTGATGATGTACTCACCAAGATGGGTGCTCCTCCAAAGAAAGATGTTCCCATCATCACACCCACAGAGCTTGCCGAGGCTGATGGTGTCATCTTTGGGTTCCCGACTAGATTTGGAATGATGGCTGCTCAATTCAAAGCATTCATGGATGCTACTGGTGGGCTATGGAGGACACAGCAGCTCGCGGGCAAGCCCGCGGGAATTTTCTACTCCACTGGCTCCCAGGGTGGTGGCCAAGAAACTACTCC GTTGACAGCAATTACTCAGCTAGTGCATCATGGCATGATCTTTGTTCCAGTAGGGTACACATTTGGTGCTGGGATGTTTGAGATGGAGCAGGTGAAGGGTGGAACCCCATATGGGTCTGGCACTTTTGCTGGTGATGGATCAAGGGTTGCCACTGAGCTTGAGCTGCAACAAGCATTCCACCAAGGGAAATACTTTGCTGGAATTGCAAAGAAGCTCAAGGGTTCCGCGTGA
- the LOC107304696 gene encoding U-box domain-containing protein 8: MEVSDQASSWPDDFRCPISLEVMTDPVILPSGHTFERRSIQRWLDGGHLTCPVTNLPLPPSPPLIPNHALRRLIAAVAPVAAAAAATAGGESGGERREAASASAVYGLLRLAKSGPEGRREVLESGDVAVLLRHAAGGDEVAARAVLHLSLDGDDARVGLVADGAVDALSAAVSSGGAAAAVAATALTSLATVDVNKCTIGAHPSAIPALVGLLRRGGARDRREAATALYELCKLPENRRRAVRAGAAPALADLAAAGSARAAEVLSLFAKSREGRHELSRIPGIVAVLTGVASSGNARAIEQALVVLNWICSESNELAREAVKLGAFHLCEALVNDDNCKIAKNAIELARTLEKL; the protein is encoded by the coding sequence ATGGAGGTGTCGGACCAGGCCTCCTCCTGGCCGGACGACTTCAGGTGCCCCATCTCGCTGGAGGTCATGACCGACCCCGTCATCCTCCCCTCCGGCCACACCTTCGAGCGCCGCAGCATCCAGCGCTGGCTCGATGGGGGCCATCTCACGTGCCCCGTCACCAACCTGCCGCtgcccccgtcgccgccgctgatACCGAACCACGCGCTCCGGCGCTTGATTGCGGCTGTCGCGCCTGtggccgctgcggcggcggcgacggccggtggGGAGAGCGGTGGGGAGAGGCGAGAGGCGGCGTCCGCGTCGGCGGTGTATGGGCTGCTCAGGTTGGCGAAGTCCGGgccggaggggaggagggaggtgctGGAGTCGGGAGACGTCGCGGTGCTGCTGCGCCACGCGGCTGGCGGGGACGAGGTGGCCGCCAGGGCGGTGTTGCACCTCAGCCTCGACGGGGATGACGCGCGCGTCGGCCTAGTGGCggacggcgccgtcgacgcGCTCTCCGCCGCGGTGTcgtccggcggcgcggccgcggcggtggccgccaCGGCGCTCACCAGCCTCGCCACGGTGGACGTCAACAAGTGCACCATCGGGGCGCACCCGTCGGCCATCCCGGCGCTggtcggcctcctccgccgcggcggggcgcGGGACCGCCGCGAGGCGGCCACGGCGCTGTACGAGCTCTGCAAGCTGCCGGAGAaccggcgccgcgccgtgcgcgccggggcggcgcccgcgctcgccgaccttgccgccgccggctccgcccgcgccgccgaggtGCTCAGCCTCTTCGCCAAGTCCCGCGAGGGCCGCCACGAGCTGTCCAGGATCCCCGGCATCGTGGCCGTGCTCACCGGCGTCGCCAGCAGCGGCAACGCCCGCGCAATCGAGCAAGCGCTCGTCGTCTTGAATTGGATTTGCTCCGAGAGCAACGAACTGGCCAGAGAAGCGGTAAAGCTCGGAGCTTTTCATCTCTGCGAGGCTCTGGTGAACGACGACAACTGCAAGATTGCCAAGAACGCGATTGAATTAGCTCGGACGCTCGAGAAACTGTGA